The proteins below come from a single Dinghuibacter silviterrae genomic window:
- a CDS encoding deoxynucleoside kinase translates to MHYRFITIEGNIGAGKTTLAHLLARHYSARLVLEEFADNPFLPKFYENPAQYAFPLELFFMAERYKQLKELLSRDLFSNLTISDYLFTKCLLFAKVTLSDEEFRLYQKLFDIIQPQLISPDLLVYLHAPVSKLQENIRKRNRSYEQHIPNEYLYQLQETYTQYIRQHNLKTLFIDVSKADFLGNERHLKTVLDALDKEYGEGQHYLTLPD, encoded by the coding sequence ATGCACTACCGTTTCATAACGATCGAAGGCAATATCGGCGCGGGCAAGACCACCCTGGCGCACCTCCTCGCCCGCCATTACAGCGCAAGGCTCGTCCTGGAAGAGTTCGCGGACAACCCGTTTCTCCCGAAATTTTACGAAAACCCCGCCCAATACGCTTTTCCCCTGGAGTTGTTCTTTATGGCGGAGCGCTACAAACAGCTCAAGGAGCTCCTCTCCCGGGACCTGTTCAGCAACCTCACCATCTCCGACTACCTGTTCACCAAGTGTCTTCTTTTTGCAAAGGTCACGCTGTCGGATGAAGAGTTCAGGCTGTATCAAAAGCTCTTCGACATCATCCAGCCACAGCTCATCAGCCCGGACCTGCTCGTTTACTTACATGCCCCTGTCAGCAAGTTGCAGGAAAACATCCGCAAACGCAACCGTTCCTACGAACAACACATCCCCAACGAGTACCTGTACCAGCTCCAGGAAACCTATACCCAATATATCCGCCAGCACAACCTGAAGACCTTGTTCATCGACGTGAGCAAGGCCGACTTCCTTGGAAATGAGCGGCACCTGAAAACCGTGCTGGACGCGTTGGACAAGGAATATGGGGAGGGGCAGCACTACCTCACGTTGCCCGATTAA
- the gcvP gene encoding aminomethyl-transferring glycine dehydrogenase → MVNVFDKQSREFQGRHIGPDNREARQMLDAVGVSDIDDLIARTVPGAIRMGKPLQLPAPLSEAQLLTELKNKSLQNKVVRNYIGQGYYDTLTPSVIQRNILENPGWYTQYTPYQAEISQGRLESLLNFQTMVSDLTGLPIANASLLDEATAAAEAMSLMFHHVNRTDIIKAPRFFVEGKVLPQTIDVVLTRAKPLGIEIVIGDFAKAGIDDTYFGALLQYPDAEGRVSDYRAFIAGVHGVGGFVAMATDLLALTLLASPGELDADIALGSSQRFGVPLGYGGPHAAFFATKDDFKRGIPGRIIGVSIDAQGNRALRMALQTREQHIKREKATSNICTAQALLANMAAMYAVYHGPQGLKDIATRVTILAHTLANGLRKGGVKVSHEVFFDTLTIQVADREAVRAKALQAKMNFHYPADGSIGIALDETTTPEDVQDILSVFGGASTTMSEPAFPAYAVRHTAYLTHPVFNTHRSESQMMRYIKQLENKDLSLNTSMISLGSCTMKLNAATEMIPLSWAHWSKMHPFAPLDQVQGYAQIVRELSDYLCEITGFAACSLQPNSGAQGEYAGLLTIRAYLDAQGQTQRDVLLIPISAHGTNPASAVMAGFKVVVVKALENGYIDVDDLRAKATQYTDRLGGIMITYPSTYGIFEESVKDICAIVHEHGGQVYMDGANMNAQVGLTSPGLIGADVCHLNLHKTFAIPHGGGGPGMGPICVAAHLAGHLPGHVFLKGDKGPDGAVSAAPYGSASILLISYAYIRMLGAEGLTNATRFAILNANYMKARLEKDYDILYTGSNGTCAHEFIVDLRPFKAGAGIEAEDIAKRLMDYGFHAPTMSFPVPGTIMIEPTESEDKAELDRFCDAMLSIRREIEAVETGKADKVNNALKNAPHTQAVVISDAWDKPYSREQAAFPLDYVRLNKFWPSVGRINNTFGDRNLVCTCEPVESYAEAVV, encoded by the coding sequence ATGGTCAACGTATTCGACAAACAGTCCCGTGAATTCCAAGGCCGGCACATCGGCCCGGATAACCGGGAAGCCAGGCAGATGCTGGACGCCGTCGGCGTCTCCGATATTGATGACTTGATCGCCCGTACGGTACCGGGCGCCATCCGCATGGGCAAGCCCCTGCAGCTCCCGGCGCCCCTGAGCGAGGCTCAGCTTCTTACCGAACTGAAAAACAAGTCTTTACAAAACAAAGTCGTTCGCAACTATATTGGCCAGGGGTACTACGATACCCTTACCCCGAGCGTGATCCAGCGCAACATCCTGGAAAACCCGGGGTGGTATACCCAGTATACCCCCTACCAGGCCGAAATCTCCCAGGGCCGGTTGGAAAGCCTGCTGAACTTCCAGACGATGGTCAGCGACCTGACGGGTCTGCCGATCGCCAACGCCAGCCTCCTGGACGAGGCGACGGCTGCCGCCGAGGCCATGAGCCTGATGTTCCACCACGTCAACCGGACGGACATCATTAAGGCGCCCAGGTTTTTTGTGGAGGGCAAAGTATTGCCTCAGACCATAGACGTCGTCCTCACCCGGGCCAAGCCGCTGGGGATAGAAATTGTCATCGGCGATTTCGCAAAAGCGGGCATCGATGACACCTATTTCGGCGCCCTTCTGCAATACCCGGACGCCGAAGGCCGGGTCAGCGATTACCGCGCCTTTATCGCGGGCGTACACGGTGTAGGCGGTTTCGTGGCGATGGCCACCGACCTCCTGGCGCTGACCTTGCTGGCTTCCCCCGGTGAGCTCGACGCCGACATCGCCCTGGGCTCCTCCCAGCGTTTTGGCGTACCCTTGGGTTACGGCGGGCCGCACGCGGCCTTCTTCGCGACCAAGGACGACTTTAAACGGGGCATCCCCGGGCGGATCATCGGCGTCAGCATCGATGCCCAGGGCAACAGGGCCCTCCGCATGGCGCTCCAGACCCGCGAGCAGCACATCAAACGCGAAAAAGCCACCTCCAATATCTGTACGGCCCAGGCCCTGCTGGCCAATATGGCGGCTATGTACGCCGTGTACCATGGTCCCCAGGGGCTGAAGGACATCGCCACCCGGGTCACGATCCTGGCGCATACGCTGGCGAACGGCCTGCGCAAGGGCGGCGTCAAGGTGAGCCACGAGGTATTTTTCGATACGCTTACAATACAGGTGGCCGACCGGGAAGCCGTTCGCGCCAAAGCATTGCAAGCGAAAATGAACTTCCACTACCCGGCGGACGGCAGTATCGGGATCGCCCTCGATGAGACGACCACGCCGGAAGATGTGCAGGATATCCTCAGCGTATTCGGGGGTGCCTCAACGACGATGAGCGAACCGGCCTTCCCGGCCTACGCCGTCCGCCACACCGCTTACCTGACGCACCCGGTCTTTAACACACACCGGAGCGAAAGCCAGATGATGCGGTACATCAAACAACTGGAAAACAAGGACCTTTCCCTAAATACGTCGATGATTTCCCTGGGCTCCTGTACGATGAAGCTCAACGCGGCCACTGAAATGATCCCGCTGAGCTGGGCACACTGGAGCAAGATGCACCCCTTCGCGCCCCTCGACCAGGTGCAGGGCTATGCACAGATCGTCCGCGAACTCAGCGACTACCTTTGCGAAATCACCGGTTTTGCCGCGTGCAGCCTCCAGCCCAACAGCGGCGCCCAGGGCGAATACGCCGGTCTGCTGACCATCCGGGCTTACCTGGACGCGCAGGGACAGACACAACGCGACGTCCTGCTCATCCCCATTTCCGCCCACGGCACCAACCCGGCTTCCGCCGTCATGGCGGGTTTCAAGGTGGTCGTCGTCAAGGCGCTGGAGAACGGGTACATCGACGTGGACGACCTCCGCGCCAAAGCGACCCAGTACACCGACCGTCTGGGCGGAATCATGATCACCTATCCCTCCACCTACGGCATCTTTGAAGAAAGCGTCAAGGACATCTGCGCCATCGTGCACGAACACGGCGGCCAGGTTTATATGGACGGGGCGAATATGAATGCCCAGGTTGGGTTGACCTCCCCCGGTCTGATCGGGGCGGACGTCTGCCACCTGAACCTCCACAAGACCTTTGCCATCCCCCACGGGGGCGGCGGTCCCGGAATGGGCCCCATCTGCGTCGCCGCGCACCTGGCCGGACACCTGCCCGGGCACGTTTTCCTGAAAGGCGACAAGGGCCCCGACGGAGCTGTCAGCGCAGCGCCTTATGGTTCCGCCAGCATCCTGCTGATCAGCTATGCATACATCCGCATGCTGGGCGCGGAAGGACTGACCAACGCCACCCGTTTTGCGATCCTGAACGCCAACTATATGAAGGCGCGGCTGGAAAAAGACTACGACATCCTCTATACCGGCTCTAACGGAACCTGCGCCCACGAGTTCATCGTCGACCTGCGTCCGTTTAAAGCCGGCGCCGGGATCGAGGCCGAAGACATCGCCAAGCGGCTGATGGACTATGGTTTTCACGCCCCGACCATGAGCTTCCCCGTGCCGGGCACCATCATGATCGAGCCCACCGAAAGCGAGGACAAGGCCGAGCTGGACCGTTTCTGCGACGCCATGCTGTCCATCCGGCGGGAGATCGAAGCGGTGGAAACCGGGAAGGCGGACAAGGTCAACAATGCCCTGAAAAATGCCCCGCATACACAGGCAGTCGTCATCAGCGACGCCTGGGACAAACCGTATTCGCGGGAGCAGGCGGCCTTCCCCCTGGACTATGTACGTCTGAACAAATTCTGGCCCAGCGTAGGACGCATCAACAATACCTTCGGCGACCGCAACCTGGTGTGCACCTGCGAGCCGGTGGAGAGCTACGCCGAGGCTGTGGTCTAA
- a CDS encoding YkgJ family cysteine cluster protein: MGEDLLRNWHKKAVEHRKQYQGWLKRADKNKTLDRLPALHAEAFSHIDCLTCANCCKHYSPRFKTPDIKRIARRLKMKEGAFIETYLRLDTDGDYVVKSSPCPFLGADNACSIYEDRPSDCARYPYTDEDVLLKRPQLTLTNSEICPAVYYVLEKLTAGAAGG, translated from the coding sequence ATGGGCGAAGACCTGCTGCGGAATTGGCATAAAAAGGCGGTGGAACACCGCAAACAGTACCAGGGATGGTTAAAAAGGGCGGACAAGAACAAAACGCTCGACCGCCTGCCGGCGCTGCACGCCGAGGCGTTTAGCCATATCGATTGCCTGACGTGTGCGAATTGCTGCAAACACTATTCCCCGCGTTTTAAAACCCCCGACATCAAACGCATCGCCCGCCGGCTCAAGATGAAGGAGGGGGCTTTTATCGAGACCTACCTCCGCCTCGATACGGACGGGGACTATGTGGTCAAGTCTTCTCCCTGTCCTTTCCTGGGGGCGGACAATGCGTGCAGCATCTACGAGGACCGGCCGTCCGATTGCGCGCGGTATCCTTATACCGATGAGGATGTGCTGCTCAAAAGGCCGCAACTGACGTTGACCAACAGTGAGATTTGCCCGGCAGTATACTATGTGTTGGAAAAATTGACGGCCGGCGCCGCGGGTGGCTAG
- a CDS encoding SRPBCC family protein encodes MQKIKSVIIGISILLAFLCLLTAFFPRHILVTRSIVIGVRKDSIQALLEDFHRWPSWCTWMGTDSAVNRVYTPATDTHQATVTWYPKGHPENKMFISILQSEPGNIRLFYQFRNLLPAGGGFDLFEKKDSTILQWSLEVRLRWYPWEKISGVAMDKVWGTSMNESLGRLKHEVYGEAVAPDDDQDAR; translated from the coding sequence ATGCAAAAGATAAAGTCGGTCATCATCGGTATCAGCATCCTCCTGGCTTTTCTTTGCCTGCTCACCGCCTTCTTCCCCCGTCACATCCTCGTTACCCGGAGCATCGTCATCGGCGTCCGGAAGGACAGTATTCAGGCCCTCCTGGAAGACTTCCACCGCTGGCCCTCCTGGTGCACCTGGATGGGCACCGATAGCGCCGTCAACCGCGTCTATACCCCCGCCACCGACACCCACCAGGCTACCGTGACCTGGTATCCCAAGGGTCACCCCGAGAACAAGATGTTCATTTCCATCCTGCAAAGCGAGCCCGGCAACATTCGTCTTTTCTACCAATTCAGAAATTTGCTCCCCGCGGGCGGTGGATTCGACCTCTTCGAGAAAAAGGATAGCACCATTCTCCAATGGTCGCTGGAGGTCCGTTTGCGCTGGTATCCCTGGGAAAAAATTTCCGGAGTCGCCATGGACAAGGTGTGGGGGACGTCTATGAATGAAAGTCTTGGGCGGCTTAAGCATGAGGTGTATGGAGAGGCGGTGGCGCCCGACGATGATCAGGACGCCCGGTAA
- a CDS encoding ABC transporter permease, translated as MAQQSSYNQWRAMFAIAKGSFRAILRSPSAVVFSLGFPLIFILVFGFIGGGGPSIRVAMSPSSDTANWVYYALEKFGNVKLVTGEPQDKILSDVRKGRITAIIDITRNPADSAYPRYTIHTTTSSACMDKFPLLETVLKTLNAEIDKRAFPGRPSFSTLAEPVVLPGREYRMIDFILPGMLGFSLLSAGIFGVAFLFFNLRQTLVLKRFFATPIRRTYIVLGEGLSRVTFQMITAVVIIGIGYLSFHFTLVHGWATFLDMLLLSFIGLVVFMGFGFIVSSVAKNESSIPPFANLVTMPQFLLGGTFFSTDAFPGWLQTFCNALPLKQLNDAMRDVAFEGAHIWDVKGQIGYLLAWGILVYAIAIKVFKWE; from the coding sequence ATGGCACAGCAATCATCGTACAACCAATGGCGGGCCATGTTCGCCATTGCCAAAGGAAGCTTCAGGGCCATCCTGCGCAGCCCCTCGGCCGTCGTATTCAGCCTCGGATTTCCGCTCATCTTTATCCTGGTGTTCGGGTTTATCGGCGGAGGTGGTCCCAGCATCCGTGTCGCCATGTCGCCCTCCAGCGATACGGCCAACTGGGTCTATTACGCCCTTGAAAAATTCGGTAACGTCAAACTGGTCACGGGCGAGCCGCAGGACAAAATCCTCTCCGACGTCCGCAAGGGCCGGATCACCGCAATCATCGACATCACCCGCAATCCGGCGGACAGCGCCTATCCCCGTTACACGATCCATACCACGACGTCTTCCGCTTGTATGGACAAGTTTCCCCTGCTGGAAACCGTCCTGAAAACCCTGAACGCAGAAATCGACAAAAGGGCTTTTCCCGGACGGCCGTCGTTTTCCACCCTGGCCGAACCGGTGGTACTACCCGGCAGGGAATACCGGATGATCGACTTCATCCTGCCCGGCATGCTCGGCTTTTCCCTTCTCAGTGCCGGGATCTTCGGGGTGGCCTTCCTGTTCTTCAACCTCCGGCAGACGCTCGTCCTGAAGCGGTTTTTTGCCACGCCCATCCGCCGGACCTATATCGTGCTCGGCGAGGGCCTTTCCCGGGTGACCTTCCAGATGATCACCGCGGTGGTCATCATCGGGATCGGGTATCTCTCGTTTCACTTCACCCTGGTGCACGGCTGGGCGACCTTTCTCGACATGCTCCTGCTGAGCTTTATCGGGCTGGTGGTGTTTATGGGTTTTGGTTTTATCGTGTCCAGCGTGGCCAAGAACGAGAGCAGCATTCCCCCCTTCGCCAACCTGGTGACGATGCCGCAGTTTCTGCTGGGCGGCACCTTCTTTTCCACAGATGCTTTCCCCGGCTGGCTCCAAACCTTTTGCAACGCCCTTCCGCTCAAACAGCTCAACGACGCCATGCGCGACGTCGCGTTCGAGGGCGCGCATATATGGGACGTCAAGGGACAGATCGGCTACCTGCTCGCCTGGGGGATCCTGGTCTATGCCATCGCCATCAAAGTCTTTAAATGGGAATAG
- a CDS encoding RNA polymerase sigma factor, translating to MPENRPSPGQATVLRFEKIYGETFYRLEIFVRSFIKREEGVHDILQETYIRLWANLDKLSDDEALLPLLRTYATNLMINALRKSAKEQQRARLFYERQELPLSPDDALDYKQTLEAYAQAVETLPGKRKEIYRLVEDEGLSYKETAERMNLSPHAIRYHLVEARRLLARELSVDKLALAVLIAEIYRAS from the coding sequence ATGCCCGAAAATCGACCATCTCCAGGCCAGGCAACCGTTCTCCGTTTTGAGAAAATATACGGTGAGACCTTCTACCGGCTGGAGATTTTCGTTAGGAGTTTTATCAAACGGGAAGAAGGCGTACACGATATCCTCCAGGAAACTTACATCCGTCTTTGGGCAAACCTCGACAAACTAAGCGACGACGAAGCCCTCCTCCCCCTGCTCCGGACCTACGCCACGAACCTCATGATCAACGCGCTCCGGAAATCCGCCAAGGAGCAACAAAGGGCCCGTCTTTTCTACGAACGCCAGGAGCTCCCCCTCTCCCCGGACGACGCTTTGGACTACAAACAAACCCTCGAAGCCTACGCCCAGGCCGTCGAGACGCTTCCCGGGAAACGAAAAGAAATTTATCGCCTGGTCGAAGACGAGGGGCTGTCTTATAAGGAAACTGCAGAACGGATGAACCTTAGTCCGCACGCCATCCGTTACCACCTCGTGGAGGCCCGCCGGCTGCTGGCCCGTGAACTGAGCGTGGATAAGCTGGCGCTGGCGGTGTTGATTGCGGAGATTTACCGGGCGTCCTGA
- a CDS encoding MFS transporter, with protein sequence MQQKNIALVTIGIPEFRSYIFARLCLVMALRMTATTVGWLVWQVTRNPLAIGVVGLSEVIPALSLALYAGHVIDKSEKRGLTLKTLSFYVGSSLCLLAISSPYVLHHLDNHLIAYAVYTVIFGTGILRAFANPAMASMISQIVPRELLGNAVNWSQSTFLGASVLGHATAGFLIGNFSYTVVFSTIGCLLLAGIFFVSLLKPKPMSQQSPVNQRTWASVKEGLRFVYKTKEVLGAMSLDMFAVLFGGAVAMIPVYATDVLHVSAQGYGWLNAASDIGSGIMIGSITFFPLKRKQGKILLMVVFGFGLCIIAFGLSKWYWLSFAALLLSGMLDGVSVVVRGTILQLKTPDEMKGRVLSVSSMFINSSNELGQFESGLAAKLMGVVPSVVFGGCMTLLVVVTTWFKAPSLRKMQY encoded by the coding sequence ATGCAGCAGAAGAACATCGCTCTCGTCACCATCGGTATCCCCGAATTCAGGTCTTACATTTTTGCCCGTCTTTGCCTGGTCATGGCCTTGCGCATGACCGCCACGACCGTGGGCTGGCTTGTATGGCAGGTCACCCGGAACCCGCTGGCCATCGGCGTGGTGGGTCTTTCGGAAGTGATCCCCGCCCTGTCCCTGGCGTTGTATGCCGGACACGTCATCGATAAAAGCGAAAAACGGGGGCTGACCCTGAAAACCCTGTCGTTTTACGTGGGGAGCTCGCTTTGCCTGCTGGCGATATCGTCTCCCTATGTCCTCCACCACCTTGACAACCACCTCATCGCCTACGCGGTGTATACGGTGATCTTTGGGACCGGTATCCTCCGGGCCTTTGCCAATCCGGCCATGGCGTCCATGATCAGCCAGATCGTCCCCCGGGAGCTCCTGGGGAACGCCGTAAACTGGAGTCAAAGCACCTTTTTGGGTGCCTCCGTCCTCGGACACGCCACCGCCGGTTTTCTCATCGGTAACTTTTCCTATACCGTGGTCTTTTCGACGATCGGGTGTCTGCTCCTGGCGGGTATCTTTTTCGTCAGCCTGCTGAAACCAAAGCCGATGAGCCAGCAGTCGCCGGTCAACCAACGGACCTGGGCCAGCGTCAAGGAAGGGCTGCGCTTCGTCTACAAGACCAAGGAGGTCCTGGGGGCGATGAGCCTGGACATGTTCGCGGTGTTGTTCGGGGGTGCGGTGGCGATGATCCCGGTCTATGCGACCGACGTCCTCCACGTAAGCGCCCAGGGGTACGGCTGGCTCAACGCCGCCTCCGATATCGGGTCGGGGATCATGATCGGCTCCATCACCTTTTTCCCCCTAAAACGCAAACAGGGGAAGATCCTCCTGATGGTGGTTTTTGGCTTCGGGCTTTGCATCATCGCCTTCGGTCTGTCCAAGTGGTACTGGTTGTCCTTTGCGGCCCTGCTGCTCAGTGGGATGCTGGACGGGGTCAGCGTGGTCGTCCGGGGGACCATCCTGCAGCTCAAAACGCCCGACGAAATGAAAGGCCGGGTATTGTCGGTCAGCTCCATGTTCATCAATTCTTCCAACGAACTGGGACAGTTTGAGAGCGGGCTGGCGGCAAAGCTCATGGGCGTGGTGCCTTCGGTCGTTTTCGGGGGGTGTATGACGTTGCTGGTGGTGGTCACCACGTGGTTCAAGGCGCCGAGCTTGCGGAAGATGCAGTACTAG
- a CDS encoding sterol desaturase family protein — MGSLREQWLILLSTPIYFIVIGLEILLTHAQQRRAYTLKDTITNFYLMIANASIDLAFRGVYVWILQYFYNHRVLTLQESVLYWVGLLIAEDFMYYWLHRIDHFCRFFWAVHVTHHSSSHFNFTVGFRSSVFEPLYRFIFFIPLAWLGFSPLNIAFMYSATQIWGILVHTEKIGRLGWLEYIFVTPSHHKVHHASNPKYLDKNLGMFLIVWDKLFGTFQPEDDHYQPVRFGLTKELENQGPVNIIFHEWQAIVKDLRVKGTNWKQKLSYIFGPPGWSHDGSRQTSKQLREEEDAMHTARG; from the coding sequence ATGGGGTCCCTAAGAGAACAATGGCTCATCCTTTTGTCCACACCCATCTATTTCATTGTGATCGGGCTGGAGATTTTGCTGACCCACGCCCAGCAGCGGCGAGCCTACACCCTCAAGGACACCATTACCAACTTTTACCTGATGATCGCCAATGCGTCGATCGACCTGGCCTTCCGGGGCGTCTACGTATGGATCCTGCAATATTTCTATAACCACCGGGTGCTCACGCTCCAGGAAAGCGTATTGTACTGGGTCGGCCTGCTGATCGCCGAGGACTTCATGTATTACTGGCTGCATCGGATCGATCATTTCTGCCGGTTTTTCTGGGCGGTCCACGTCACCCATCATTCCAGCAGCCACTTCAATTTTACGGTCGGCTTCCGGAGCAGCGTGTTCGAGCCGCTGTACCGCTTTATTTTCTTCATACCCCTGGCCTGGCTGGGTTTCAGCCCCTTGAACATCGCCTTTATGTACTCGGCCACCCAGATCTGGGGGATCCTGGTCCATACCGAAAAGATCGGCCGGCTCGGCTGGCTGGAATATATTTTTGTCACCCCTTCCCACCACAAGGTCCACCACGCCAGCAACCCCAAATACCTGGACAAGAACCTGGGGATGTTCCTGATCGTCTGGGACAAGCTCTTCGGCACCTTTCAACCGGAGGACGACCACTACCAGCCCGTCCGCTTCGGGTTGACGAAGGAGCTGGAAAACCAGGGGCCGGTCAACATCATTTTCCACGAATGGCAGGCCATCGTGAAGGACCTCCGGGTCAAAGGGACCAACTGGAAGCAAAAGCTGAGCTATATCTTCGGTCCTCCGGGTTGGAGCCACGACGGCAGCCGCCAGACGTCGAAGCAGCTCCGGGAGGAAGAAGACGCTATGCACACCGCCCGTGGATAA
- the sppA gene encoding signal peptide peptidase SppA, producing MRSFFSSFFAALLALIIFSIIAFFVSLGIIGVITARLTSHKTKVGTNAVLYLDLSTPIQEQGRTDDVSSFFGREDATSPGLFQVVRLLRYAKTDSSVRGIFIRAEGNANGFATSQELRHALEDFKTSGKFVYAFGDVIDQKAYYVANAADKIYCNPAGAMEWTGLSTQVMYLKHALDKLGIEPQIFYDGKFKSATEPLRTDKMSDANRLQTGEWLGDLNRGLLTAASESRKIDTATLAGFEQTGAIQTAHDADKYHLVDGTRYRGEVVEELRHKLGLNAGADINFVSLSKYADAIDLDNDATDRIAVIYAQGDIVYGAGQEGEIGCDEYVKWIRKARQDDHVKAIVLRVNSPGGSSLASDIILRELLQAKKEGKPVVVSMGDLAASGGYYISCGADSIFAEPGTLTGSIGVFSIIPNLQGFFKDKLGVTFDGVKTAPFADQGTFSRPLTDAEKRFAQAGVDSTYTEFKTNVSKGRHLSLDQVETIAQGHVWTGERALSIGLVDRLGHLQDAIDCAARLARIKEYGLTEYPEAKSALERYFKNYGHGVAAKAVKDELGPEGWTTLQQMRRIKAMVGQVEVRLPYDVDIR from the coding sequence ATGCGTAGTTTCTTCTCATCGTTTTTTGCGGCCCTGCTGGCCTTGATCATTTTCAGCATCATCGCCTTCTTCGTATCCCTTGGTATTATCGGGGTGATTACCGCGAGGCTGACGTCCCACAAGACAAAGGTGGGGACAAATGCCGTGTTGTACCTGGACCTGTCCACGCCTATCCAGGAACAGGGAAGGACGGATGATGTGAGTAGCTTTTTCGGACGGGAAGACGCCACCAGCCCTGGTCTTTTCCAGGTGGTGCGGCTGCTCCGCTATGCGAAGACCGACAGCAGCGTCAGGGGGATCTTTATCCGCGCGGAAGGCAATGCCAACGGTTTTGCCACCAGCCAGGAACTGCGCCATGCCCTGGAAGACTTCAAAACCTCGGGGAAGTTTGTCTATGCCTTTGGGGACGTCATCGACCAGAAGGCCTATTACGTGGCGAATGCCGCGGACAAGATCTATTGCAACCCCGCGGGGGCCATGGAATGGACCGGCTTGTCCACCCAGGTGATGTACCTCAAACACGCGCTGGACAAGCTCGGTATCGAGCCCCAGATCTTTTACGACGGCAAGTTCAAAAGCGCCACGGAGCCCTTGCGGACGGATAAAATGAGCGACGCCAACCGCCTCCAGACGGGGGAATGGCTGGGCGACCTCAACCGGGGGCTGCTCACGGCGGCCTCCGAGTCCCGCAAGATCGACACCGCCACCCTGGCGGGTTTCGAACAAACCGGCGCCATCCAGACCGCACACGATGCGGATAAATACCACCTCGTTGACGGCACCCGCTACCGCGGTGAGGTCGTGGAAGAGCTCCGCCACAAGCTGGGTTTGAACGCGGGGGCTGACATCAATTTCGTGTCCCTGTCCAAATACGCCGATGCGATCGACCTCGATAACGACGCCACCGACCGGATCGCGGTGATCTACGCCCAGGGCGACATCGTGTATGGAGCGGGCCAGGAAGGGGAGATCGGTTGCGACGAATACGTCAAATGGATCCGCAAAGCCCGCCAGGACGACCACGTCAAGGCCATCGTCCTGCGGGTCAATTCTCCCGGGGGAAGCTCCCTGGCCAGCGACATCATCCTGAGGGAACTGCTCCAGGCGAAAAAAGAAGGCAAACCCGTCGTCGTGTCGATGGGTGACCTCGCCGCCTCGGGCGGATATTACATCTCTTGCGGGGCCGATTCCATTTTTGCCGAGCCTGGAACCCTGACGGGGTCCATCGGGGTGTTTTCCATCATCCCCAACCTCCAGGGCTTTTTCAAGGACAAGCTCGGGGTGACTTTCGACGGCGTCAAGACAGCCCCCTTTGCCGACCAGGGTACCTTTAGCCGCCCGCTGACCGACGCGGAAAAGCGGTTCGCCCAGGCAGGCGTGGACAGCACCTATACGGAATTCAAAACCAACGTGTCCAAGGGCCGCCACCTGTCCCTGGACCAGGTGGAGACCATTGCCCAGGGCCACGTCTGGACGGGGGAACGGGCTTTGTCCATCGGGCTGGTGGACCGGTTGGGCCACCTTCAGGATGCCATCGACTGCGCCGCCCGTCTTGCCAGGATCAAAGAATACGGTCTCACCGAATACCCCGAGGCCAAGTCCGCCCTGGAGCGGTACTTCAAGAACTATGGTCACGGCGTCGCCGCCAAGGCCGTCAAAGACGAGCTTGGACCCGAGGGTTGGACGACGCTTCAGCAGATGCGCCGGATCAAGGCGATGGTGGGCCAGGTCGAGGTGCGCTTGCCTTACGACGTGGATATCCGCTAA
- the folK gene encoding 2-amino-4-hydroxy-6-hydroxymethyldihydropteridine diphosphokinase produces MNEVILLTGGNLGDRQALLAAARDLVGRDIGPVRKASSLYETAPWGNQDQPAFLNQVLIVDTALSPGAVLERIGSIEAALGRNRAEKWGPRLMDIDILFYGRAIIDTAELRVPHPEIANRRFVLAPLAEVAPELVHPVSGVTVAELLAATPDTLEVRRV; encoded by the coding sequence ATGAACGAGGTAATATTATTGACGGGCGGGAACCTGGGTGACCGGCAGGCATTGCTGGCGGCGGCCCGGGACCTGGTCGGCCGGGACATCGGCCCCGTCCGGAAGGCTTCCTCCCTTTACGAAACGGCACCCTGGGGGAACCAGGACCAGCCCGCCTTTCTCAACCAGGTCCTGATCGTGGACACGGCATTGTCCCCGGGGGCCGTGTTGGAACGCATCGGGTCGATCGAAGCGGCGCTTGGCCGGAACCGCGCGGAGAAGTGGGGGCCGCGGCTCATGGACATCGATATTCTTTTTTACGGTCGCGCAATAATCGATACTGCGGAGCTCCGCGTTCCCCATCCCGAAATCGCCAACCGGCGTTTCGTGCTGGCGCCGCTCGCGGAGGTGGCGCCGGAGCTTGTTCATCCCGTATCGGGGGTAACGGTCGCGGAATTGCTGGCGGCGACACCCGATACACTGGAGGTACGACGGGTGTGA